In the genome of Phragmites australis chromosome 9, lpPhrAust1.1, whole genome shotgun sequence, the window AAGCTCCCAGCTAACAAGAATTTCTAGATGCTCGTCGTCGTCACTAAACCCAGCAGTCTCTTGCATGGGGGCTGGGGCATCCCCACAGTACCTCTCCCGACGAGGGCGTGTGTGTTGGAGTAGCGAGGCAGCAGAAGCCCCCGGAGGCTCGACGACGACGAGACGGATCGGGAACACGTCGGCGCAGCGGAGCTGCTCGTTTCGCCGCGCGCCTCGTAGTGCTCGAAGTACTCCACGAAACCAGACTCCGACTGCACCTTCATCAGCGGCTCCAGCGCCCCTAGCCTGTCCAAGAACTGCACTCCCTCGGTGCTCCTCGCCGGCTCAGCTGGGCCTGCCCGGTGGAGCCATGGCAGCACAGGAGGAGAAGCAAGCAGCAGCGCATCAGAGGATGTTACCGCCATGACTGAATCGATGTAGCTAGAGGCCAAGCAAGCAAAATGAGAAAGAAAAGACTGAATGGTTGCGCTTGCTTGTTTGTAGGTTCatgaatcatgcatgcatgtaccaCTTCATGGATTACTCGACTCAATCTGTCGTCTGAAGCAAAAGGCTGTTTTCAGACGGCTGAATAGCAGGACCCTTATTATATATATTGTGGGTTTGCTACGTCTTTCACGTTTCACCTACTTTTGTgagtcttttttttctcctccttaTTGTATTTGTAGGAGAAAGAAACTCTTTTTGCAAATAATAATGCGAATGGAAACagggggaaaagaaaaaaaaaagtcactaGACGGTAAACAAAATATGACGAAAACTGGAGATGCGGGGGATCGAACCCCGTACCTCTCGCATGCAAAGCGAGCGCTCTACCATTTGAGCTACATCCCCATCTTCTAGATTTGCATGTAAGAAATCCACAGGAATAAAAGGAGCATGCGCATGAGATGGCACCACAGTACATACAGCTTTCAGCTAGTTCAGTATTTTCTCATTATTACGACGCAGGAAGAAACTCATCCTGTTTTATATTACTGTATGTACTCCGTAGCAGAGACTACAGAGTACGCAACTGTTTAGCTGCAAATCGTCAAATATCGTACAACTGTATCGCGGCCATGGTACTACTGGTACACCGTACAACGACGCCATAAGAAACCAGCTAGATCATGCATTATGAAAGCTAAGATCCACAGGATATTGATTCCCCAGTGATTCATCTGCCAGTATATATTCTGCCACACGTATCAGAAAGGTAGTATATATATTGCGTTTAGAACTCAAACCACTTGCTCTAAATGAAAATTACGTTTGAATTTGCATCTAGCGTCATCTATGCAAGTAGCACCGATATACAACTCCAGCCTGGGGATTGACCCATCCAATCGTCTGCTTTGTTTAGAGTCCATTGCACAAATTAAAATAACTCTTGCACTGCAGGTACTGGAATATATACTCCAGTTAATCCTGGTCTTGAACTTTCCTCCATGGATACCAAATCAGAACCAGACGTATGTATGCGTCTTGGCGATCTTACCTAAAGAAATGCAAACATCGCGGTCGGATCACAATCGGCAGTTTCGAAAAGCCCCAAACACATCAACGAAATGGTGGTTCTTGACTACAATCTTCAAGATGGCATGGTTGATATTCACAAATATCCCTTGTTTATTTGTTCTTCCAGTTCATTGAACCTCCAAGCATCATTGACTGAATATTCACCTGCGAAGCAAACGTTAAAACCACAATAtttgaaattttgcatcacTGACCAAAGAGGCTTATGTGCCTTCAAAACCACAGGGAACATGTTTTCGGTTGATTATAGCTTAAACCATGTAGAGATGCACAGGATAGCAAATTACCTATTGAGTCTCTCCGCAAGGCAGTTAAATGAGCACAGCTGCAGGCAAATGTACAGATTGAATTTAATCACCGCAATATATCAAGCATAAAAGAGATGGAGATGCCCAAGGATAGTAACTAAAATGAAACTGGAAAAAAAGAGCATTATTCTATGATTGAAAGATAGAGTGTATCTTAAACTGCATCCAAGAATAAAGCAGGAATAAATATTTGTTCTATTACATCTCAGTGGAACAAATACCAGAAACTAGTCAACTTCAgtaaaatagctaaattcaaaacGTTTTTCTTCAGTCCAACAACATTTGATACTTGTGGAATATGAAATGTAAAACCTCAGCCCTTTAGTAGGGGGGCAAAGTTGCCCATGTGATGTGCCATGGAGGTGGGTTAATCCCACATCGGATGATTAAGGGAGCAATATTAGTATGTATGCCACTTGGCCCAAAAAATGGTACCCCCGGGTTAACCTTTTACGCACATCCAAGGGAGAAAGCGTAAGCAAGGTGCTAAACGTGCACATGCCTTTAACACATGGGAGCTGGGCTGTGTGCGGATTTTTGGGCCTAGGGTGTTCATTGAAATTCAGTACTAAAAAGGGCAAATAAAGTAATTTGGTAACCTAACAGCATGACACTAAGTGAAGGATATTGCACAAAACTGACTCAAACCTTCTTTTTCAGAAACCTAAAAAGGCAATCAATATGTAATTCTGACACTTCTATTCAGTTATATCGCATTATACATGCTGATGTTCATTTATGTAGACTGTGCACACACAGAAAGATCACAAACACTTAAAATGAAAATAAGCCTCATACAAGAATAATAGAGAAAACCTTCCAAGTGCTTTCCCCAAGTCTGCACAGAGGGACCGAATGTATGTTCCTTTTGAGCAAGTAACTCGAAATATCAAATTTTGTCTGTAGACatgcaaaacaaaattaatcatcaaaagtTCAGGAAATGGTATGAACATTATATTGAGATCTGTATTATCCACTACGAATTCAAAGGTAGGAAAAGGGGAACATAAGAATACCTGTCTTCCAAACTGCGCTCAATATCAAACTTGTATATTGATATACGTCTTGGTGAAAGCTCTATTGTTTCACCTCTCCTTGCTTTGTCGTACATCTTTTCACCACCAACCTGATACCCATTATCAACCGCAAGAAAATAACACAAGTAAAGAACTCGCGATTTCATGGTTGATAAACTATGAGTAATAAGCCGTGTGACAGCACATTGAAGATCTAACAATAATATCAAGTTGTATTGTGACAAAATCCAACTACATCTTTATGTCATTATTGTGACCAACAAGTCTTGACTCTTCAGATAGTGTGACAAGTGTAACCTATATGCACCttatctttcttttccttctttcttttccaTAGAATCAACAATATAATTCAAATGGTTTCTAACTTGTTATCCAACAGATGTGCAAAATTACTGAGTAGATTGTCATCCATGCATAACAGAAAGTTATCAACTCCACGAACAACTCTAGCAACAGCTTCTCTTAAGTTAAATGGAAAATTAGTTTTAGTATATAGAAGGATACTGTACCTTAATGGCAGAAAACATCGGAGGAACTTGCCATATCTCACCCTTAAATGATGCTGCTGCCTTTCTAATATCTTCATCTTTGATGTGTTCCCATGGTTCCCTCTGGATAACCTGATCATGAATGGATGGTTAGCCATAACTTTTAAACAAAATACACATAACTTGAACTAAAATcaatataaacataaaaaagTTTTTAGTAAGTACTCATTGGGATTGGGTTTGGCAAGAACAAATGACTTTAACTTAATTATTCCGTGGAAAAGTTGAAATTGCAGACGATCAACTATTGAGATCTCAAAATAGAAGTTTAATTTCCATGCTATTAATAAAGATAGGATTAACATATTAACCTACACCACTTGAATGAGATGTAGAACATATCAGTCAATAAGGTAATAAATGCTTTTGAAAATAGAATCTTTTCTGTAGAATTTTTCAGTAACAATAACATTGAGCATACAGAAGCATAATTAACTTTGCACCTAATAAGTCGGTACTTCGTGTTACTTCCTCACATGCCATACAATAAAGTAGATCCACTTGCACAATTTCTAGAATTGAAGAATGTTCAGCAAACCATTTTAAAGATGCTAAGATACATACTGATGAATCTGCATCCCAGGTTGATGTAGCTTCTCCAAGTCGGAAAACACCGCTATAGCCTTTAACCATTCCTTGGTAGCTTCAGAAGCATGAAAACATTCATTCAGGGAAAAGGTTCCGCTAAGTGCTAGAGATGGAGGGACAATAAGTAGAGAAAGCACCCAACCTAATTCTTCCGATccatcatatttattttattccaAAGTCCTACTAAATGTCTAAACTAGAGCAAATTTAAAGTAACGTAAGCCACAGGAAGTCCGTTCCAGTATCCACAAGAATAAGCTTTCGCCCAAAGGAGAAGATAGGACATTACCTATCAACTATTTTGGTTGCTTTTCCTACACAGACAATCAATAATCCAGTTGCCATAGGGTCCAGAGTGCCAGCATGTCCAACCTGCCATCACAGATATCGTAAACATACTCTTTGAACTATGAACTAAAATGACATTCTGATACAAAGAGAACCATGAAATCACCTTTTTCACTTTCACTAACCGCCGCAACTTTCCACAAACAGTAAATGAAGTCCATCCTGATTAGCAGATAGACAAGTTCAGCCCTATAAACCAGGATGGAAGGCAGCAGGGTAAAACAGTGCCCCAAGAAAATCCTCTCCTGCATATTGACTAATTATCCACACTGATAGGAAATTGAAACCAATCTTCAGGCAAGCTGCAGTAATGCCACATTGCCATGTAATTGTTGCGCATACCGCTAACATGTCAAGAAAGGAATCACCTTTGGTGCATCAGTTCAGATAGCTTACTACTGTCACCTTGATCTCACACACCACAATCTAGTACTGATGATGCAACGGATGGCATACCCATGAGAGTATGAGACACTGCACCAAAGGGGAGAGTGAAAGGCGTCACCTTTGGGCTTGTCAATGAGCACGACGGTCCCGGCCGGCCCGTCCCACCTCGGCGGCAGCTCCGTCGTCCTGCTCACGAGATACGGCTGCggccgctcctcctccctctgCACCTCGCGCTTCGCCTGCCGCGGCTCCGCTCCCACCGCCACCGGCCTCTTTGCCTTCGCCTCGGCTTCGCCGGGGCCCTTCTTCAGAGACCTGAAGAAGTCCTCCACCTTCCTCTCCAGCACCTcccctttgttgttgttgccgtCCTCCCGCTTGGACTCCCCCTTcacctcgtcgtcctccttCTTCTCGTCGTCGAAGAAGACGAGGCCCCTGTCGGCGTCGGAGGGCGGCCCGGCGTCGGCGGGGACGAAGGCGTTGTCGAGGGACTGGTGGGGGAAGTACTTTTTCTCGAGGCGGTAGAGCATGCGGTAGTGCTTGTCCTTCTCCCAGGGCATGGCGAAGGTGTCGTGGAAGTAGAGGGCCTCCTCGCGCGCGTGCAGCCGCGGGAAGTCCACCACCTCCGGCCGGAGCTCCACAAACTCCGAGGAGGCGGAGGACGGCTTGGTGCCGGAGGCGGCGTCcgggtcggggaggaggcggctgcgGCGCTTGCGGAGGTAGCG includes:
- the LOC133929706 gene encoding glutelin type-B 2-like, with amino-acid sequence MAVTSSDALLLASPPVLPWLHRAGPAEPARSTEGVQFLDRLGALEPLMKVQSESGFVEYFEHYEARGETSSSAAPTCSRSVSSSSSLRGLLLPRYSNTHALVGRGTVGMPQPPCKRLLGLVTTTSI
- the LOC133929584 gene encoding uncharacterized protein LOC133929584, producing the protein MAAALLLSSSPSPLLRLPRRFLSLTATPYPLYYDLIVHRPADPKPPKSSSDAGADRQPPPDEQPLDRSKRRYLRKRRSRLLPDPDAASGTKPSSASSEFVELRPEVVDFPRLHAREEALYFHDTFAMPWEKDKHYRMLYRLEKKYFPHQSLDNAFVPADAGPPSDADRGLVFFDDEKKEDDEVKGESKREDGNNNKGEVLERKVEDFFRSLKKGPGEAEAKAKRPVAVGAEPRQAKREVQREEERPQPYLVSRTTELPPRWDGPAGTVVLIDKPKGWTSFTVCGKLRRLVKVKKVGHAGTLDPMATGLLIVCVGKATKIVDSYQGMVKGYSGVFRLGEATSTWDADSSVIQREPWEHIKDEDIRKAAASFKGEIWQVPPMFSAIKVGGEKMYDKARRGETIELSPRRISIYKFDIERSLEDRQNLIFRVTCSKGTYIRSLCADLGKALGSCAHLTALRRDSIGEYSVNDAWRFNELEEQINKGYL